A region from the Misgurnus anguillicaudatus chromosome 7, ASM2758022v2, whole genome shotgun sequence genome encodes:
- the LOC141365317 gene encoding tau-tubulin kinase 2-like isoform X1, translated as MSTVLEQTDILSTGIVVKERWKVLKKIGGGGFGEIYEALDLMTQCSVALKAESAQQPKQVLKMEVAVLKKLQGKNHVCRFVGCGRNDRFNYVVMELQGRNLADLRRSMNRGTFTVSSTLRLGLQMLEAIESIHSVGFLHRDIKPSNFAMGRFPSTCRTCYMLDFGLARQFTNSCQEVRPPRPVAGFRGTVRYASMNAHKNKEMGRHDDLWSLFYMLVEFLVGQLPWRKIKDKEQVGKLKETYDHRLMLKHLPPDFSVFLDHISNLDYFTKPDYQLLRNVFEKSMRTYNVVENDPYDWERMSSDSPMTINTAANTPQHHTRLTPAQMGIVNASLVPGDLKENTDEGLQHEQLSDGDNARPEQLPGSPNLPLRNQETDVWEDLDRNRNRICPVVWKMATEDEHSNQGIQSPHAGPSIGSPVRVRSEVVPSDRETPLLRKLRNIHSFELEKRLTLEPKPNTERFVEACSGKQPSGTVKEGEGNGVSGLANGSHAEHVWHYDEEFRSGGGSLKPASPISFELGDGAANSGFVALNLSSGLQDVELHDWVMVEKGSELQDFRDAARSSPGREAKLTSSPSGDCEEEPDVLQPMDESPDKESTPSLVQEDIATYTTQSPLRMERLELSVVPATGVTPTSPAEALAEGALTQFPTSPASHPEEFMARTCSPLHLRSPSPHNLLTTLSDPLHQRAPPGMHRSQSADHQYHPSSSTSSCHASLPLPSHSRAVCSPGRRKLPAIPAAAANAKFPSVIRITRAQLQQLTAQRPSVLSSQSASDSVPLERHDTDNGNNVIHPQDNTADINSPQELVPFQSPSPSNGEGEPLVNGNEPQKPSSPVPSLVLSPRTPPSPQSPVLMNGCHTPSSGAQRDASELLPELKEPKSDFALPGHSTEHHQPSLEENKEEIPGKNGSPTPSSPASVPKQDLNRRHSRIPVLEPSSLLDPPVGSAKEQLLQKRVHHIPISPSASPSLSSERRVIVAVMQRDQLSSASSERSQDDESILGSQSDRQGDDAPSLSSSSSPLLRKSKIPRPVMPKSGPETVTAHYLPRPPPGKPPSRSTVDGRLRRYRMRASSTSDSKLLTCLAQLVHSSSPRGSPHHIRPSPQHMSARHVFVNSTSAAHVLHQRSSSASPRSSSSLQRSVSSSPSRHEHRGGCLGRSRSPPSFSGSPPIRRYHPQTQEGCCGRQARSATAHTQWGKAGNHEVRCSNKLSR; from the exons ATGAGCACAGTGCTGGAGCAGACAGACATCTTGTCCACTGGCATTGTGGTAAAGGAACGATGGAAAGTA CTGAAAAAAATAGGTGGTGGTGGTTTCGGGGAGATCTACGAGGCTCTGGACCTAATGACCCAGTGCAGCGTAGCTCTGAAAGCAGAGTCAGCCCAGCAGCCTAAACAAGTTCTGAAGATGGAGGTGGCAGTGCTAAAAAAACTTCAAG GAAAAAATCATGTTTGTCGATTTGTTGGATGTGGCCGCAATGATCGCTTTAATTACGTTGTCATGGAACTTCAG GGTCGTAATTTAGCAGACCTGAGGAGAAGTATGAACCGTGGTACTTTTACAGTCAGCAGTACTCTCAGACTGGGTTTGCAGATGCTGGAGGCTATTGAGAGCATCCACTCAGTAGGCTTTTTACATCGTGACATAAAACCG TCCAACTTTGCCATGGGCCGATTTCCTAGCACATGTCGGACTTGCTACATGTTAGACTTTGGTTTGGCACGGCAATTTACTAACTCCTGCCAAGAAGTCAGACCG CCCCGCCCAGTTGCTGGTTTTAGGGGTACAGTACGCTACGCCTCAATGAATGCTCATAAGAACAAG GAGATGGGAAGACATGATGATTTGTGGTCTTTGTTCTACATGTTGGTGGAGTTTTTGGTCGGGCAACTACCTTGGAGGAAGATAAAAGACAAG gagCAAGTGGGGAAGTTAAAAGAGACGTACGATCATCGGCTCATGCTGAAGCATCTGCCCCCAGACTTCAGCGTATTTCTGGACCACATCAGCAATCTGGACTATTTTACCAAACCAGACTATCAG CTATTGAGGAACGTTTTTGAGAAGAGCATGAGAACCTATAACGTAGTGGAgaatgacccttatgactgggaAAGGATGAGTTCAGATAGCCCAATGACAATCAACACCGCAGCAAACACACCACAGCACCACACACGCCTCACGCCAGCTCAGATGGG CATTGTGAATGCCTCATTGGTGCCTGGAGATCTGAAGGAGAACACAGATGAAGGTCTCCAGCACGAGCAGCTCAGTGATGGAGACAATGCCCGGCCTGAGCAATTACCCGGATCTCCTAACCTTCCACTCAGAAACCAGGAAACCGATGTCTGGGAGGACCTGGACCGTAACCGCAACCGAATCTGTCCTGTAGTCTGGAAG ATGGCAACAGAGGATGAACATAGTAACCAAGGCATTCAGAGCCCCCATGCAGGGCCTAGCATTGGTTCTCCAGTGCGAGTCCGATCAGAAGTGGTGCCCTCAGATAGAGAGACTCCTCTTTTGAGGAAACTGCGTAATATTCACAGTTTTGAGCTGGAAAAGAGGCTAACTTTGGAGCCGAAACCCAATACTGAGCGCTTTGTTGAGGCATG TTCTGGTAAGCAGCCATCTGGTACAGTGAAGGAAGGAGAAGGTAATGGTGTCTCTGGCTTGGCCAATGGAAGTCATGCTGAGCATGTTTGGCACTATGACGAGGAATTCCGCTCTGGTGGTGGTTCACTCAAGCCTGCTTCCCCGATCTCTTTTGAGCTGGGTGATGGTGCTGCTAACAGCGGCTTTGTCGCTCTTAACCTGAGCTCAGGACTACAAGATGTTGAGTTACATGATTGGGTGATGGTGGAGAAGGGTTCTGAACTGCAGGACTTCAGAGATGCGGCACGAAGTAGCCCTGGCCGGGAGGCCAAGCTCACTAGTAGTCCATCAGGTGATTGTGAAGAGGAACCAGATGTTTTACAGCCAATGGATGAATCACCAGACAAAGAGTCCACTCCAAGTCTAGTACAAGAAGACATTGCCACTTACACCACCCAGAGCCCACTAAGAATGGAGCGGTTGGAGCTGAGCGTTGTCCCTGCAACAGGTGTTACCCCCACCAGCCCTGCCGAGGCACTGGCTGAAGGAGCACTTACACAG TTTCCCACTTCTCCTGCATCCCATCCTGAGGAGTTTATGGCAAGGACGTGCAGCCCACTGCACCTGCGCTCCCCCAGCCCGCACAACCTCCTGACCACCCTCTCGGACCCCCTGCACCAGCGTGCTCCACCTGGGATGCACCGCAGTCAGTCTGCAGACCACCAATACCACCCTTCCTCCTCCACCTCCTCGTGCCACGCCTCGCTGCCATTGCCTTCCCACTCCCGTGCCGTTTGTTCACCTGGACGTAGAAAACTTCCTGCCATTCCAGCTGCTGCCGCAAATGCCAAGTTTCCCTCAGTCATACGAATTACCCGTGCTCAGCTTCAACAG CTAACTGCTCAGCGGCCCTCTGTGCTGTCCTCCCAGTCTGCATCTGACAGCGTTCCACTGGAAAGACATGATACTGATAATGGTAACAATGTTATCCATCCACAAGACAACACAGCAGACATCAACTCTCCACAGGAGCTGGTCCCATTCCAATCCCCCAGTCCCTCTAATGGTGAAGGGGAACCTTTGGTAAATGGGAATGAACCTCAGAAACCTTCTAGCCCGGTACCAAGCCTTGTGCTGTCTCCACGCACACCTCCCTCTCCGCAAAGCCCCGTTCTGATGAACGGCTGTCATACACCTTCTTCAGGCGCTCAGAGAGATGCCAGCGAGCTGCTTCCAGAGCTCAAAGAGCCGAAGAGTGATTTTGCCTTACCAGGCCACTCCACAGAGCACCACCAGCCCTCCCTGGAGGAGAACAAAGAAGAGATTCCTGGCAAAAATGGTAGTCCCACCCCCTCATCACCTGCCTCTGTGCCCAAACAAGATCTGAATCGTCGACACAGCCGTATCCCAGTGCTAGAACCTTCTAGCCTTCTGGACCCACCAGTGGGCTCTGCTAAAGAACAGTTGCTGCAAAAGAGGGTTCACCATATTCCCATTTCACCCTCTGCTTCCCCCTCATTATCTTCAGAGAGACGTGTAATCGTGGCTGTCATGCAGCGAGATCAGCTCTCCTCTGCCTCTTCTGAACGCTCTCAGGATGATGAGTCGATTCTAGGTTCTCAATCTGACCGTCAGGGCGATGATGCTCCCTCACTCTCATCCTCCTCCAGCCCTCTTTTACGCAAAAGCAAGATCCCCCGCCCCGTAATGCCCAAATCTGGTCCGGAAACCGTTACAGCACACTACCTGCCCCGCCCACCTCCAGGAAAACCGCCGAGCCGTTCTACTGTGGATGGAAG GTTGCGACGTTACAGGATGCGTGCCAGCAGCACCAGTGACTCAAAACTGCTAACCTGTCTGGCCCAGCTAGTGCACTCCAGTTCCCCACGTGGCTCTCCACACCATATCCGCCCCTCCCCACAGCACATGAGCGCAAGACACGTGTTTGTCAATTCCACCTCCGCTGCTCACGTTCTCCACCAGCGTAGCTCTAGCGCCTCTCCCCGCAGCTCCTCCTCACTGCAGCGCTCCGTAAGCTCCTCTCCATCCCGCCACGAGCACCGCGGGGGCTGTCTGGGGCGCAGTCGCTCTCCTCCTAGTTTTTCAGGATCACCTCCTATACGTCGCTATCATCCCCAAACACAGGAAGGATGCTGTGGCCGCCAGGCCCGTTCTGCTACTGCACACACCCAATGGGGCAAAGCTGGCAACCATGAGGTCAGGTGCTCCAACAAGCTGAGCAGATAG
- the LOC141365317 gene encoding tau-tubulin kinase 2-like isoform X2 produces MSTVLEQTDILSTGIVVKERWKVLKKIGGGGFGEIYEALDLMTQCSVALKAESAQQPKQVLKMEVAVLKKLQGKNHVCRFVGCGRNDRFNYVVMELQGRNLADLRRSMNRGTFTVSSTLRLGLQMLEAIESIHSVGFLHRDIKPSNFAMGRFPSTCRTCYMLDFGLARQFTNSCQEVRPPRPVAGFRGTVRYASMNAHKNKEMGRHDDLWSLFYMLVEFLVGQLPWRKIKDKEQVGKLKETYDHRLMLKHLPPDFSVFLDHISNLDYFTKPDYQLLRNVFEKSMRTYNVVENDPYDWERMSSDSPMTINTAANTPQHHTRLTPAQMGIVNASLVPGDLKENTDEGLQHEQLSDGDNARPEQLPGSPNLPLRNQETDVWEDLDRNRNRICPVVWKMATEDEHSNQGIQSPHAGPSIGSPVRVRSEVVPSDRETPLLRKLRNIHSFELEKRLTLEPKPNTERFVEACSGKQPSGTVKEGEGNGVSGLANGSHAEHVWHYDEEFRSGGGSLKPASPISFELGDGAANSGFVALNLSSGLQDVELHDWVMVEKGSELQDFRDAARSSPGREAKLTSSPSGDCEEEPDVLQPMDESPDKESTPSLVQEDIATYTTQSPLRMERLELSVVPATGVTPTSPAEALAEGALTQLTAQRPSVLSSQSASDSVPLERHDTDNGNNVIHPQDNTADINSPQELVPFQSPSPSNGEGEPLVNGNEPQKPSSPVPSLVLSPRTPPSPQSPVLMNGCHTPSSGAQRDASELLPELKEPKSDFALPGHSTEHHQPSLEENKEEIPGKNGSPTPSSPASVPKQDLNRRHSRIPVLEPSSLLDPPVGSAKEQLLQKRVHHIPISPSASPSLSSERRVIVAVMQRDQLSSASSERSQDDESILGSQSDRQGDDAPSLSSSSSPLLRKSKIPRPVMPKSGPETVTAHYLPRPPPGKPPSRSTVDGRLRRYRMRASSTSDSKLLTCLAQLVHSSSPRGSPHHIRPSPQHMSARHVFVNSTSAAHVLHQRSSSASPRSSSSLQRSVSSSPSRHEHRGGCLGRSRSPPSFSGSPPIRRYHPQTQEGCCGRQARSATAHTQWGKAGNHEVRCSNKLSR; encoded by the exons ATGAGCACAGTGCTGGAGCAGACAGACATCTTGTCCACTGGCATTGTGGTAAAGGAACGATGGAAAGTA CTGAAAAAAATAGGTGGTGGTGGTTTCGGGGAGATCTACGAGGCTCTGGACCTAATGACCCAGTGCAGCGTAGCTCTGAAAGCAGAGTCAGCCCAGCAGCCTAAACAAGTTCTGAAGATGGAGGTGGCAGTGCTAAAAAAACTTCAAG GAAAAAATCATGTTTGTCGATTTGTTGGATGTGGCCGCAATGATCGCTTTAATTACGTTGTCATGGAACTTCAG GGTCGTAATTTAGCAGACCTGAGGAGAAGTATGAACCGTGGTACTTTTACAGTCAGCAGTACTCTCAGACTGGGTTTGCAGATGCTGGAGGCTATTGAGAGCATCCACTCAGTAGGCTTTTTACATCGTGACATAAAACCG TCCAACTTTGCCATGGGCCGATTTCCTAGCACATGTCGGACTTGCTACATGTTAGACTTTGGTTTGGCACGGCAATTTACTAACTCCTGCCAAGAAGTCAGACCG CCCCGCCCAGTTGCTGGTTTTAGGGGTACAGTACGCTACGCCTCAATGAATGCTCATAAGAACAAG GAGATGGGAAGACATGATGATTTGTGGTCTTTGTTCTACATGTTGGTGGAGTTTTTGGTCGGGCAACTACCTTGGAGGAAGATAAAAGACAAG gagCAAGTGGGGAAGTTAAAAGAGACGTACGATCATCGGCTCATGCTGAAGCATCTGCCCCCAGACTTCAGCGTATTTCTGGACCACATCAGCAATCTGGACTATTTTACCAAACCAGACTATCAG CTATTGAGGAACGTTTTTGAGAAGAGCATGAGAACCTATAACGTAGTGGAgaatgacccttatgactgggaAAGGATGAGTTCAGATAGCCCAATGACAATCAACACCGCAGCAAACACACCACAGCACCACACACGCCTCACGCCAGCTCAGATGGG CATTGTGAATGCCTCATTGGTGCCTGGAGATCTGAAGGAGAACACAGATGAAGGTCTCCAGCACGAGCAGCTCAGTGATGGAGACAATGCCCGGCCTGAGCAATTACCCGGATCTCCTAACCTTCCACTCAGAAACCAGGAAACCGATGTCTGGGAGGACCTGGACCGTAACCGCAACCGAATCTGTCCTGTAGTCTGGAAG ATGGCAACAGAGGATGAACATAGTAACCAAGGCATTCAGAGCCCCCATGCAGGGCCTAGCATTGGTTCTCCAGTGCGAGTCCGATCAGAAGTGGTGCCCTCAGATAGAGAGACTCCTCTTTTGAGGAAACTGCGTAATATTCACAGTTTTGAGCTGGAAAAGAGGCTAACTTTGGAGCCGAAACCCAATACTGAGCGCTTTGTTGAGGCATG TTCTGGTAAGCAGCCATCTGGTACAGTGAAGGAAGGAGAAGGTAATGGTGTCTCTGGCTTGGCCAATGGAAGTCATGCTGAGCATGTTTGGCACTATGACGAGGAATTCCGCTCTGGTGGTGGTTCACTCAAGCCTGCTTCCCCGATCTCTTTTGAGCTGGGTGATGGTGCTGCTAACAGCGGCTTTGTCGCTCTTAACCTGAGCTCAGGACTACAAGATGTTGAGTTACATGATTGGGTGATGGTGGAGAAGGGTTCTGAACTGCAGGACTTCAGAGATGCGGCACGAAGTAGCCCTGGCCGGGAGGCCAAGCTCACTAGTAGTCCATCAGGTGATTGTGAAGAGGAACCAGATGTTTTACAGCCAATGGATGAATCACCAGACAAAGAGTCCACTCCAAGTCTAGTACAAGAAGACATTGCCACTTACACCACCCAGAGCCCACTAAGAATGGAGCGGTTGGAGCTGAGCGTTGTCCCTGCAACAGGTGTTACCCCCACCAGCCCTGCCGAGGCACTGGCTGAAGGAGCACTTACACAG CTAACTGCTCAGCGGCCCTCTGTGCTGTCCTCCCAGTCTGCATCTGACAGCGTTCCACTGGAAAGACATGATACTGATAATGGTAACAATGTTATCCATCCACAAGACAACACAGCAGACATCAACTCTCCACAGGAGCTGGTCCCATTCCAATCCCCCAGTCCCTCTAATGGTGAAGGGGAACCTTTGGTAAATGGGAATGAACCTCAGAAACCTTCTAGCCCGGTACCAAGCCTTGTGCTGTCTCCACGCACACCTCCCTCTCCGCAAAGCCCCGTTCTGATGAACGGCTGTCATACACCTTCTTCAGGCGCTCAGAGAGATGCCAGCGAGCTGCTTCCAGAGCTCAAAGAGCCGAAGAGTGATTTTGCCTTACCAGGCCACTCCACAGAGCACCACCAGCCCTCCCTGGAGGAGAACAAAGAAGAGATTCCTGGCAAAAATGGTAGTCCCACCCCCTCATCACCTGCCTCTGTGCCCAAACAAGATCTGAATCGTCGACACAGCCGTATCCCAGTGCTAGAACCTTCTAGCCTTCTGGACCCACCAGTGGGCTCTGCTAAAGAACAGTTGCTGCAAAAGAGGGTTCACCATATTCCCATTTCACCCTCTGCTTCCCCCTCATTATCTTCAGAGAGACGTGTAATCGTGGCTGTCATGCAGCGAGATCAGCTCTCCTCTGCCTCTTCTGAACGCTCTCAGGATGATGAGTCGATTCTAGGTTCTCAATCTGACCGTCAGGGCGATGATGCTCCCTCACTCTCATCCTCCTCCAGCCCTCTTTTACGCAAAAGCAAGATCCCCCGCCCCGTAATGCCCAAATCTGGTCCGGAAACCGTTACAGCACACTACCTGCCCCGCCCACCTCCAGGAAAACCGCCGAGCCGTTCTACTGTGGATGGAAG GTTGCGACGTTACAGGATGCGTGCCAGCAGCACCAGTGACTCAAAACTGCTAACCTGTCTGGCCCAGCTAGTGCACTCCAGTTCCCCACGTGGCTCTCCACACCATATCCGCCCCTCCCCACAGCACATGAGCGCAAGACACGTGTTTGTCAATTCCACCTCCGCTGCTCACGTTCTCCACCAGCGTAGCTCTAGCGCCTCTCCCCGCAGCTCCTCCTCACTGCAGCGCTCCGTAAGCTCCTCTCCATCCCGCCACGAGCACCGCGGGGGCTGTCTGGGGCGCAGTCGCTCTCCTCCTAGTTTTTCAGGATCACCTCCTATACGTCGCTATCATCCCCAAACACAGGAAGGATGCTGTGGCCGCCAGGCCCGTTCTGCTACTGCACACACCCAATGGGGCAAAGCTGGCAACCATGAGGTCAGGTGCTCCAACAAGCTGAGCAGATAG